A genomic segment from Campylobacter concisus encodes:
- a CDS encoding ParB/RepB/Spo0J family partition protein — MAKKGGLGRGLSAILEDVEQAYSKEIANLNDSEIVEEINIDEILPNPYQPRTHFDEEALKELSASIKRHGLIQPIIVIKKDDGYMLIAGERRYRATKMLGASKIKAIIADIKSQNLRELALIENIQRENLNPIELAKSYKELINEYKITQDGLANIIHKSRTQITNTMRLLLLSDYTQKLLQEDKLTQGHAKVIVGLSTEEEKMVVDTIIGQKLSVRDTEILVKKIKNKEEIKDKKPKISEEMSKKLSNLQEIFKNLKIKTKVKSSNLVLEFNNISQVEEFIARLK; from the coding sequence TAAATGACTCTGAGATAGTCGAAGAGATAAATATAGATGAAATTTTACCAAACCCATACCAGCCAAGAACTCATTTTGACGAGGAAGCTTTAAAAGAGCTAAGTGCCAGTATTAAAAGGCACGGACTGATCCAGCCAATAATCGTCATCAAAAAAGATGATGGCTATATGTTAATAGCTGGCGAGCGCAGATACCGCGCTACAAAGATGCTTGGAGCAAGCAAGATAAAGGCAATCATCGCTGATATCAAGTCTCAAAATTTAAGAGAGCTTGCGCTTATCGAAAATATCCAACGTGAAAATTTAAATCCAATCGAACTTGCAAAGTCGTATAAAGAGCTCATAAATGAGTATAAGATCACACAAGATGGCTTGGCAAATATCATTCATAAAAGTAGAACTCAAATAACAAATACGATGAGGCTTTTACTTCTTAGCGACTACACACAAAAACTTTTACAAGAAGATAAGCTAACGCAAGGTCACGCTAAAGTTATAGTTGGACTTAGTACTGAAGAAGAAAAGATGGTTGTTGATACGATTATTGGTCAAAAGCTAAGCGTTAGAGACACAGAAATTTTAGTAAAAAAGATAAAAAATAAGGAAGAGATAAAAGACAAAAAGCCAAAAATTTCTGAGGAAATGAGTAAAAAATTATCAAATTTACAAGAAATTTTTAAAAATTTAAAGATAAAGACAAAAGTAAAATCTAGCAATCTAGTTTTAGAATTTAATAATATTTCACAGGTAGAAGAATTTATTGCTAGGCTAAAATAG
- a CDS encoding FoF1 ATP synthase subunit B', with amino-acid sequence MLEIDVPLMLLTAVVFLVLIAILNSLLYKPMLKFIDDRNASIKNDEESTSKNASDLSVHEKEIEEIILNARTEANKIRQEALNLAKEESLKEVNAVKTSLEADYNEFLNALSSQKDNLKADLSAKLPELRAALNAKLSKI; translated from the coding sequence ATGTTAGAAATAGATGTGCCATTGATGCTTTTAACGGCTGTCGTTTTCTTGGTATTGATCGCTATTTTGAATTCCTTGCTTTATAAGCCAATGCTCAAATTCATAGATGACAGAAATGCCTCTATAAAAAATGATGAAGAGAGTACTAGCAAAAATGCAAGTGATCTAAGCGTTCATGAAAAAGAGATTGAAGAGATTATATTAAATGCAAGGACTGAGGCCAATAAAATAAGGCAAGAAGCCTTAAATTTGGCAAAAGAAGAGTCTTTAAAAGAAGTAAATGCTGTAAAAACTAGTTTAGAGGCTGATTACAATGAATTTTTAAATGCTCTAAGCTCCCAGAAAGATAACCTAAAGGCAGATCTATCAGCTAAACTACCTGAACTTAGAGCGGCTTTAAATGCCAAGCTCTCTAAAATTTAA